A genomic window from Arthrobacter globiformis includes:
- a CDS encoding alkene reductase: MLFSPLTLGELELSNRLVMAPLTRLRNGVEGVPGPLVVEHYRQRASLGLIVSEGTYPSPAGRSYPGQPGLVTPEQIAGWKKVTDAVHAEGGRIFAQIMHGGRVSHEDINGGHRVVAPSAIAVEGETRTYNGKQAHPVPHELSIDELPIVREEIVTASRNAIEAGFDGVELHSANGYLLHEFLAPNTNVRTDSYGGSPENRARFVIETVNAVVEALGANRVGIRISPEHNVQGIEETDAADVRATYEVLVNSIAPLDLAYLSILHADPTGDLVQDLRSRFNGTFLVNTGFGVITTREEALALVADGHADAVVVGRPAIANPDLARRWREGLPLNEPDQSTFYGEGAKGYTDYPVYQPA; encoded by the coding sequence ATGCTGTTTTCCCCGCTGACACTCGGCGAGCTCGAACTTTCCAACCGCCTCGTCATGGCCCCGCTGACCCGTCTTCGCAACGGCGTGGAAGGCGTCCCCGGACCCCTGGTCGTGGAGCATTACCGCCAGCGCGCGTCGCTTGGCCTGATCGTCAGCGAGGGAACCTACCCCAGCCCGGCCGGCCGCTCCTACCCGGGACAGCCCGGGCTGGTGACCCCCGAGCAGATCGCCGGCTGGAAGAAGGTTACCGACGCCGTCCACGCCGAGGGCGGCCGAATTTTCGCCCAGATCATGCACGGCGGCCGCGTCTCGCATGAGGACATCAACGGCGGCCACCGCGTCGTGGCTCCCAGCGCCATCGCCGTCGAAGGTGAAACGCGGACCTACAACGGCAAGCAAGCGCACCCCGTCCCGCACGAGCTCTCCATTGACGAGCTGCCTATTGTCCGGGAAGAGATCGTCACGGCGTCGCGCAATGCCATTGAGGCAGGGTTCGACGGCGTTGAGCTGCACTCCGCTAACGGTTACCTTCTCCACGAGTTCCTGGCGCCCAACACCAACGTCCGCACCGACAGCTACGGCGGTTCGCCCGAGAACCGCGCCCGCTTCGTCATTGAGACGGTGAACGCAGTCGTGGAGGCGCTCGGCGCCAACCGCGTCGGAATCCGCATCTCGCCCGAACACAACGTTCAGGGCATCGAAGAGACCGACGCCGCCGACGTCCGGGCAACTTACGAGGTGCTGGTCAACTCCATCGCCCCGCTGGACCTGGCTTACCTGAGCATCCTGCACGCCGACCCGACCGGCGATCTGGTGCAGGACCTGCGGTCACGCTTCAACGGCACGTTCCTGGTCAACACCGGCTTCGGCGTCATCACCACACGCGAGGAAGCGCTGGCGCTCGTGGCTGACGGCCACGCGGACGCCGTCGTCGTGGGCCGGCCCGCCATCGCCAACCCGGACCTCGCCCGCCGCTGGCGCGAAGGCCTGCCGCTGAACGAACCGGACCAGTCCACGTTCTACGGCGAGGGCGCGAAGGGTTACACCGACTACCCGGTGTACCAGCCCGCCTGA
- a CDS encoding alternate-type signal peptide domain-containing protein, giving the protein MKNSALIKGTAAIAVGAALLLGGGGTLASWNASDTQTPGTVVAGDLDVVADTGVWTDRNGAPVTISTYKVVPGDKLTYTQVLNVTLTGNKMAANVTATGTGAVNGFTAANVVVTDPVLTVGGTAVSNPLTTSGTVTATITFEFKSSTTGRSDVTKTYNFGNVSFALNQVTQTGLS; this is encoded by the coding sequence ATGAAGAACAGCGCACTGATCAAGGGAACCGCTGCCATCGCCGTTGGAGCTGCATTGCTGCTGGGCGGCGGCGGCACCCTGGCATCCTGGAATGCATCCGACACCCAAACCCCGGGCACCGTCGTCGCCGGTGACTTGGACGTGGTGGCCGACACTGGCGTCTGGACGGACCGCAACGGCGCCCCCGTCACCATCTCCACCTACAAGGTTGTCCCCGGTGACAAGCTGACCTACACCCAGGTCCTGAACGTGACCCTGACGGGCAACAAGATGGCTGCGAACGTCACCGCTACAGGCACCGGCGCGGTGAACGGATTCACCGCCGCCAACGTCGTCGTCACCGACCCCGTCCTGACCGTCGGCGGTACGGCGGTCAGCAACCCGCTGACCACCAGCGGCACGGTCACCGCCACGATCACCTTCGAATTCAAGTCCAGCACCACGGGCCGTTCAGATGTGACCAAGACCTACAACTTCGGCAACGTCTCCTTCGCCCTAAACCAGGTCACTCAGACGGGTCTGTCCTAA
- a CDS encoding signal peptidase I has product MAAPSILPTSEAAVAGPADGPDSGVTGGAGSATGGSKGSVRGGRRAVRWLVAAGRTVNFVLLVVAVFAALVLILVPKAAGSQTYAVLTNSMAPKYSPGTYLVVKPTAFSELKAGDVITFQLESGKPAVESHRIIGFGTTQTGENTLITKGDNNDITDPNPVREPQVKGKLFYAVPYVGYVANALGNADRGLWMSVGAAGLFGYGALLIFRHIRSRRRETGAAA; this is encoded by the coding sequence GTGGCTGCGCCTAGTATTCTTCCGACGTCGGAGGCCGCAGTGGCCGGTCCGGCTGACGGTCCGGATTCCGGCGTCACCGGCGGGGCCGGTTCGGCGACCGGCGGTTCCAAGGGCAGCGTCCGCGGCGGCCGCAGGGCTGTCCGGTGGCTCGTGGCGGCAGGCAGAACCGTCAACTTCGTGCTGCTGGTGGTCGCGGTGTTTGCTGCACTGGTGCTCATCCTGGTCCCCAAGGCCGCGGGGTCCCAGACCTACGCGGTGCTGACGAACTCGATGGCGCCCAAGTACTCGCCGGGCACCTACCTGGTGGTCAAGCCCACCGCTTTCAGCGAACTGAAGGCCGGGGATGTCATCACGTTTCAGCTGGAGTCGGGAAAACCCGCGGTGGAGTCTCACCGCATCATTGGCTTTGGAACCACGCAAACGGGGGAGAACACCCTCATCACCAAGGGTGACAACAACGACATCACCGATCCCAATCCCGTTCGCGAGCCGCAGGTGAAGGGCAAGCTCTTCTACGCCGTCCCGTATGTGGGCTACGTGGCCAACGCACTGGGGAACGCAGACCGCGGCCTCTGGATGTCGGTGGGTGCTGCCGGCCTCTTCGGGTACGGCGCCCTGCTCATCTTCCGGCACATCCGCAGCCGGCGCCGCGAAACGGGTGCAGCGGCATGA
- a CDS encoding GntR family transcriptional regulator, with product MQKASNGTRAGSRPEDPTGRKAGRTVSRQVLADHVYEELLASLMDGRLEPGAAVSIDGTARELDVSPTPVREALARLEHTGMVRRVALKGYRVAPVFTREDFADLMEARLAIEPVNARLACARLNPHRLAELEQTVTDLKSAPRGPSFAEYKDYLEADERFHQLIAQQTDNQFLVGAYAALGGQVQRFRLFGGVGITDAENAIAEHQSVLDALSGGDPEKAEAAMAAHIQKVRERAMADAPEE from the coding sequence ATGCAAAAAGCGTCCAACGGCACCCGCGCCGGCAGCCGGCCCGAGGATCCGACCGGGCGCAAGGCAGGCCGGACTGTCAGCCGCCAGGTCCTGGCCGACCACGTATACGAGGAGCTGCTGGCCTCGCTCATGGACGGCCGGCTGGAACCAGGGGCGGCCGTCAGCATCGACGGAACTGCCCGCGAGCTGGACGTTTCCCCGACCCCCGTCCGCGAAGCATTGGCCCGCCTGGAACACACCGGCATGGTCCGCAGGGTGGCGCTCAAGGGTTACCGCGTGGCGCCGGTGTTCACCCGGGAGGACTTTGCGGATCTCATGGAGGCCCGCCTCGCGATCGAGCCAGTCAACGCCCGGCTTGCCTGCGCGCGCCTGAACCCGCACCGTCTCGCCGAGCTTGAGCAAACAGTCACCGACCTGAAGTCGGCGCCGCGCGGCCCGTCCTTTGCTGAGTACAAGGACTACCTCGAGGCCGACGAGCGCTTCCATCAGCTGATTGCCCAGCAGACGGACAACCAGTTCCTCGTCGGCGCCTACGCTGCACTCGGGGGACAAGTCCAACGCTTCCGGCTTTTCGGGGGAGTGGGGATCACCGATGCCGAGAATGCCATCGCTGAGCACCAGTCCGTCCTGGACGCATTGTCCGGCGGCGATCCCGAGAAGGCCGAAGCCGCCATGGCAGCCCACATCCAGAAGGTCCGCGAGCGCGCCATGGCGGACGCTCCGGAGGAGTAG
- a CDS encoding sugar phosphate isomerase/epimerase family protein, whose protein sequence is MAYTADNWPITAALLQFPGVDAQGTHINDADASAWAEVFTEVKEAGFANADLTDSWVRPGDLSKQRLAEFKQTADSVGIGIPVISAIRQSVIEEGKWEDNLAYSHRTIDAAAELGCEVVSFGLHQAITPEQQKQLWFWTVEGYKDPVGDKEAWNNAVARFQELGRHAAEVGVLLSLEMYEDTYIGTADSSVQFVQDIGLSNVGLNPDLGNLIRLHRPIEDWREMVAKTLPYSNYWHMKNYIRDEDVARDMYVGMPAPMESGLINYREAFKVALSVGFQGILCTEHYGGDGLSVTASNQDYLRRHVLPKKEGYALGQSQVAQGRQQPAAVAH, encoded by the coding sequence ATGGCTTACACCGCCGACAACTGGCCCATCACCGCGGCACTGCTGCAGTTCCCGGGCGTCGACGCTCAGGGCACCCACATCAACGACGCTGACGCCTCCGCCTGGGCGGAGGTCTTCACGGAGGTCAAGGAAGCCGGCTTCGCCAACGCCGATCTCACCGACAGCTGGGTCCGTCCCGGCGATCTGAGCAAGCAGCGCCTCGCCGAGTTCAAGCAGACCGCGGACAGCGTCGGCATCGGCATCCCGGTCATCTCCGCCATCCGCCAGAGCGTGATCGAGGAGGGCAAATGGGAGGACAACCTGGCCTACAGCCACCGCACGATCGACGCCGCCGCTGAGCTCGGCTGCGAAGTGGTTTCCTTCGGCCTGCACCAGGCCATCACCCCGGAACAGCAGAAGCAGCTCTGGTTCTGGACCGTCGAAGGCTACAAGGACCCGGTCGGCGACAAGGAAGCCTGGAACAATGCCGTTGCCCGTTTTCAGGAACTTGGCCGCCACGCGGCAGAGGTGGGCGTCCTGCTCTCGCTCGAGATGTACGAGGACACCTACATCGGCACCGCGGACTCCTCCGTGCAGTTCGTCCAGGACATCGGCCTGTCCAACGTCGGCCTCAACCCCGATCTGGGCAACCTGATCCGCCTGCACCGGCCGATCGAGGACTGGCGGGAAATGGTTGCCAAGACCCTGCCGTACTCCAACTATTGGCACATGAAGAACTACATCCGTGACGAGGACGTGGCACGCGACATGTACGTTGGCATGCCTGCCCCCATGGAAAGCGGCCTGATCAACTACCGCGAGGCGTTCAAGGTTGCCCTCTCCGTGGGCTTCCAGGGCATCCTCTGCACCGAGCACTACGGCGGCGACGGCCTCTCCGTGACGGCCAGCAACCAGGATTACCTGCGCCGCCACGTGCTGCCCAAGAAGGAAGGCTACGCCCTCGGCCAGAGCCAGGTGGCGCAGGGCCGTCAGCAGCCCGCCGCCGTCGCCCACTAA
- the dhaL gene encoding dihydroxyacetone kinase subunit DhaL gives MTQIFDNPADFADEALDGFVAANRGYVARVDGGVVRSTEIPAGQVALVVGGGSGHYPAFAGLVGPGLAAGSACGNMFASPAAGQVYRVAKAANAGGGVLLSYGNYAGDVLHFGQAQLRLNAEGIETRTVLVTDDIASAPLDQIEKRRGIAGDLTVFKIAGAAAEAGLSLDEVERLAIKTNYRTRSLGVAFDGCTLPGASEPLFHVPAGQMSLGLGIHGEPGISEHPMPTASELAELLVSRLLEDKPDDAGDRVVAIVNGLGTVKYDELFLLFGKVEKLLSAANLTVVEPECGELVTSLDMSGLSLTLLWLDDELEQFWAAPADTPAFRKGNTAPRARRELSRVEDTAAEETEKATAASADLGRLAAAVLAQVRDVVVEHEAELGDLDAIAGDGDHGIGMRRGVDAAAAAGEQKAAAGTSVERVLTAAGEAWSERAGGTSGALWGTAVMAAGLALGNRDSYAAGDAAAAVSAFSNAITELGKAEPGDKTMVDALVPFRDAFKEAFDGGASLAGALTTAAAAANEAARRTADLRPLKGRARPLAEKSLGHPDPGAVSFGLIAERVATYLASDAAASTPAASHMASTAGKGATE, from the coding sequence ATGACCCAGATCTTCGACAATCCCGCTGATTTCGCAGACGAGGCGCTCGACGGCTTCGTGGCCGCCAACCGCGGGTACGTTGCCCGCGTGGACGGCGGCGTCGTCCGCTCCACCGAGATCCCCGCCGGCCAGGTGGCCCTCGTGGTGGGCGGCGGCTCGGGACACTACCCGGCCTTCGCCGGCCTGGTCGGGCCTGGCCTGGCCGCCGGGTCCGCGTGCGGCAACATGTTCGCCTCGCCGGCTGCCGGACAGGTTTACCGCGTGGCCAAGGCGGCAAACGCCGGGGGCGGCGTGCTGCTGAGCTACGGCAACTACGCCGGCGACGTCCTGCACTTCGGCCAGGCACAGCTTCGGCTCAACGCCGAAGGCATCGAGACGCGCACCGTGCTGGTCACGGATGACATCGCCAGCGCGCCGCTGGACCAGATCGAGAAGCGCCGCGGCATCGCCGGCGACCTGACGGTCTTCAAGATCGCAGGCGCCGCGGCCGAGGCCGGTCTGAGCCTGGACGAGGTGGAGCGGCTCGCCATCAAGACGAACTACCGTACGCGTTCGCTCGGCGTCGCCTTCGACGGGTGCACCCTTCCCGGCGCATCCGAGCCGCTGTTCCACGTCCCGGCCGGGCAGATGTCGCTGGGCCTGGGCATCCACGGCGAACCGGGCATCTCCGAGCACCCCATGCCCACCGCGTCCGAGCTCGCCGAGTTGCTGGTCTCCCGGCTCCTCGAGGACAAGCCGGACGACGCCGGCGACCGAGTGGTTGCCATCGTCAACGGCCTGGGCACGGTCAAGTACGACGAGCTGTTCCTCCTTTTCGGCAAGGTCGAAAAGCTCCTCAGCGCCGCCAACCTGACCGTCGTGGAACCGGAGTGCGGCGAACTCGTCACGAGCCTGGACATGTCCGGACTCTCGCTCACCCTGCTGTGGCTCGACGACGAACTCGAGCAGTTCTGGGCCGCGCCGGCCGACACCCCTGCCTTCCGCAAGGGCAACACAGCGCCGCGCGCCCGCCGCGAACTCTCCAGAGTCGAAGACACAGCCGCCGAGGAGACCGAAAAGGCAACCGCGGCGTCCGCTGACCTGGGCCGGCTGGCAGCCGCCGTCCTCGCCCAGGTGCGGGACGTCGTCGTCGAGCATGAAGCGGAACTCGGCGACCTGGACGCGATCGCCGGCGACGGCGACCACGGCATCGGCATGCGCCGCGGCGTTGATGCGGCCGCCGCGGCCGGCGAGCAGAAGGCAGCAGCCGGAACCTCGGTTGAACGCGTGCTCACCGCCGCCGGCGAGGCGTGGAGCGAGCGCGCCGGCGGAACGTCGGGGGCGCTGTGGGGTACCGCCGTGATGGCAGCCGGCCTCGCGCTCGGCAACCGCGATTCGTACGCCGCCGGGGACGCGGCCGCCGCCGTGTCCGCCTTCAGCAACGCCATCACCGAACTCGGCAAGGCAGAGCCGGGGGACAAGACCATGGTTGACGCCCTCGTGCCGTTCCGGGACGCGTTCAAAGAAGCGTTCGACGGCGGGGCCTCCCTGGCGGGTGCGCTCACCACCGCCGCTGCCGCGGCGAACGAAGCAGCCCGCCGGACCGCGGACCTGCGACCCCTCAAGGGCCGCGCCCGCCCGCTGGCTGAAAAGAGCCTTGGCCACCCGGACCCCGGCGCAGTCTCGTTCGGACTGATCGCCGAGCGCGTGGCCACTTACCTCGCATCTGATGCGGCCGCTTCCACACCGGCCGCGTCCCACATGGCCTCGACGGCCGGAAAAGGAGCAACGGAATGA
- a CDS encoding ribose-5-phosphate isomerase, giving the protein MSSTEGWRIVIGNDEAGVEYKEALKALLEADPRVASVEDIGVAANDSTAYPHLAVAAARKVAEGEADRALLICGTGLGVAIAANKVPGIRAVTAHDSYSVERSVLSNNAQVLTMGQRVIGLELAKKLVGEWLEHRFDENSSSAAKVEAICSYEPDYTKAD; this is encoded by the coding sequence ATGAGCAGCACAGAAGGCTGGCGCATTGTCATCGGCAACGATGAGGCCGGCGTTGAATACAAGGAAGCACTGAAGGCCCTGCTGGAGGCGGACCCCCGCGTTGCCTCCGTCGAGGACATTGGCGTCGCGGCCAACGACTCCACCGCGTACCCGCACCTGGCTGTGGCGGCCGCCCGCAAGGTGGCCGAAGGAGAAGCGGACCGCGCGCTCCTGATCTGCGGCACCGGCCTTGGCGTGGCCATCGCCGCCAACAAGGTCCCCGGCATCCGCGCCGTCACGGCGCACGACAGCTACTCCGTGGAACGCTCCGTCCTCAGCAACAACGCCCAGGTCCTCACCATGGGTCAGCGCGTCATTGGGCTGGAACTTGCCAAGAAGCTCGTGGGCGAATGGCTGGAGCACCGCTTCGATGAAAACTCCTCCTCCGCCGCCAAGGTGGAGGCCATCTGCTCCTACGAACCCGACTACACGAAGGCCGACTGA
- a CDS encoding 3-hydroxyacyl-CoA dehydrogenase family protein, translated as MTETPTSSRKFAVVGSGYMGGGIAQVLALGGARVALADVSAEVAQKNYERLLTESDQFVADGLFPEGSTEILKQNLWAAKDIEEAVADADFIEEAVPEVIAIKHETLARISAAARPDAIIGSNTSTISIAELSQPVANPERFLGVHFSNPSPFIPGVEIIPHEGTSTETVAAVRDLVHSANKQTAVVKDVTGFVLNRLQYALFHEAAQLVEQGIATAEDVDTLVRTTFGFRLPFFGPFAIADMAGLDVYNFCYKSLQTDFPERFATPKILTDLVEAGKLGTKTGAGFLNVPAERTPELIAYRNKAYVAMQKLIEELGPAPIN; from the coding sequence ATGACCGAAACACCCACCAGCTCACGCAAGTTTGCCGTCGTCGGATCCGGCTACATGGGCGGCGGCATCGCCCAGGTCCTCGCCCTCGGCGGGGCACGCGTTGCCCTCGCCGACGTATCCGCCGAGGTGGCACAGAAGAACTACGAGCGCCTGCTCACCGAGTCCGACCAGTTCGTGGCGGACGGCCTGTTTCCCGAGGGATCCACCGAGATCCTGAAGCAGAACCTCTGGGCCGCGAAGGACATCGAGGAAGCCGTGGCGGACGCCGACTTCATCGAGGAGGCGGTGCCCGAGGTCATCGCCATCAAGCACGAGACGCTGGCCCGCATCAGCGCCGCCGCCCGGCCGGACGCCATCATCGGCTCCAACACCTCCACGATCTCCATCGCCGAGCTCTCCCAGCCGGTCGCCAACCCGGAGCGCTTCCTTGGCGTGCACTTCTCCAACCCGTCGCCGTTCATCCCCGGCGTCGAGATCATCCCGCACGAGGGCACCTCCACCGAGACGGTTGCCGCTGTCCGCGACCTGGTCCACTCCGCCAACAAGCAGACGGCCGTGGTCAAGGACGTCACCGGCTTCGTGCTGAACCGCCTGCAGTACGCGCTCTTCCACGAGGCCGCGCAGCTGGTGGAGCAGGGCATCGCGACGGCGGAGGACGTGGACACCCTGGTCCGCACCACCTTCGGCTTCCGGCTGCCGTTCTTCGGCCCCTTCGCCATCGCCGACATGGCTGGCCTGGACGTCTACAACTTCTGCTACAAGTCGCTGCAGACCGACTTCCCGGAGCGCTTCGCCACACCGAAGATCCTCACGGACCTTGTGGAGGCAGGCAAGCTCGGCACCAAGACCGGCGCGGGCTTCCTGAATGTCCCGGCCGAGCGCACCCCCGAGCTGATCGCCTACCGCAACAAGGCCTACGTCGCCATGCAGAAGCTCATCGAGGAACTCGGCCCGGCCCCGATTAACTAA
- a CDS encoding SDR family NAD(P)-dependent oxidoreductase: MSTFPPERTAIVTGAVSERGIGRATANYLAEQGWNIGIIDLDDALCRATAKEIASQYGVKAHGVGANVADEASVRAAIDSIEAELPQIVALANVAGVSSPVPYLELDAAEWDRVLNINLNGVHYATRRVAESMAKHRIGRIVNISSVSAQRGGGTFSKTPYSVAKAGVIGLTRATARELGEYDITVNAISPGPIDTDIMGGTLSQERKDELVKDLVVNRVGSTRDIAAAIAFLISEDAGYISGQTLNVDGGLYMH; encoded by the coding sequence ATGAGTACCTTTCCGCCCGAGCGCACAGCCATTGTCACCGGTGCCGTCTCGGAGCGCGGCATCGGCCGGGCCACCGCCAACTACCTGGCAGAGCAGGGCTGGAACATCGGCATCATCGACCTCGACGACGCCCTCTGCCGGGCCACGGCCAAGGAGATCGCCAGCCAGTACGGCGTCAAGGCCCACGGCGTGGGCGCGAACGTCGCGGACGAGGCATCGGTCCGGGCAGCGATCGACTCCATCGAGGCGGAGCTGCCCCAGATCGTTGCCCTTGCCAACGTTGCCGGTGTCAGCTCGCCGGTCCCGTACCTGGAACTCGACGCCGCCGAATGGGACCGCGTGCTCAACATCAACCTCAACGGCGTCCACTACGCCACCCGCCGCGTCGCCGAATCCATGGCCAAGCACCGGATCGGCCGCATCGTGAACATCTCCTCCGTCTCCGCGCAGCGCGGCGGCGGGACGTTCTCCAAGACCCCGTACTCCGTGGCGAAGGCCGGCGTGATCGGCCTGACCCGTGCCACGGCCCGTGAACTGGGGGAGTACGACATCACCGTCAACGCCATCTCGCCCGGCCCCATCGACACCGACATCATGGGCGGCACCCTGAGCCAGGAACGCAAGGACGAACTGGTCAAGGACCTCGTGGTCAACAGGGTCGGTTCCACCCGCGACATCGCCGCAGCCATCGCCTTCCTCATCAGCGAGGACGCCGGATACATCTCCGGCCAGACGCTGAATGTGGATGGCGGCCTCTACATGCACTAG
- a CDS encoding MFS transporter, whose amino-acid sequence MTVTNPSTTKELLDSPVLKSAISKASFRLMPMLVILYVVAFLDRTNVGFAEAVLEADKGISAGAYALGAGIFFIGYALFEIPSNLLLTRFGAKVWLARIAVTWGIVSACFAFVQDETSFVILRFLLGVTEAGLFPGVIMFLAAWFPNKVRVKMFAIFYLAQPFSQMMGAPLSGWLINIGDQVPGVQGWQVMFFVEGMLAVLAGIAAFFFLINSPQDAKFLNKGEKKALLDVMALEDNVKEESGPRGVLAAMKNGRVWYFTVIYFCLQIAVYGVTFYLPQQVSQLTGQKVGLAVGLMAAIPWFFGIFACYFIGKAANTVIRRRVWGTGLFISTGLCIFGSAWAGANHLPALGIVFITLAVCSFLSIGPIAWSYPTAFLTGTAAAAGIGLINSLGNLGGFVAPILRTTVNQVTASDTGTMGVYALGVLPFLAAVMMIGTRKFKNKADDLLETSATGKAGTAQEEVVLEK is encoded by the coding sequence ATGACTGTCACCAACCCATCCACCACGAAGGAGCTGCTGGACTCGCCGGTTCTCAAATCGGCCATTTCCAAGGCGTCCTTCCGGCTCATGCCGATGCTCGTCATCCTGTACGTCGTGGCCTTCCTGGACCGCACCAACGTGGGCTTCGCCGAGGCCGTACTCGAAGCGGACAAGGGCATCAGCGCCGGTGCCTACGCACTGGGCGCCGGCATCTTCTTCATCGGCTACGCCCTGTTCGAAATTCCCAGCAACCTGCTCCTGACCAGGTTCGGTGCCAAGGTGTGGCTGGCACGCATCGCCGTCACGTGGGGCATCGTCTCCGCCTGCTTCGCCTTCGTGCAGGACGAGACCTCCTTCGTGATCCTGAGGTTCCTGCTGGGCGTGACCGAGGCTGGCCTCTTCCCGGGCGTCATCATGTTCCTCGCCGCCTGGTTCCCGAACAAGGTCCGCGTCAAGATGTTCGCCATCTTCTACCTGGCACAGCCGTTCTCCCAGATGATGGGTGCCCCGCTGTCCGGCTGGCTGATCAACATCGGCGACCAGGTTCCCGGCGTCCAGGGCTGGCAGGTCATGTTCTTCGTCGAGGGCATGCTCGCCGTGCTGGCCGGCATCGCCGCCTTCTTCTTCCTGATCAACAGCCCGCAGGACGCCAAGTTCCTCAACAAGGGCGAGAAGAAGGCGTTGCTGGACGTCATGGCCCTTGAGGACAACGTCAAGGAAGAGTCCGGCCCCCGCGGCGTCCTCGCAGCCATGAAGAACGGCCGCGTCTGGTACTTCACGGTCATCTACTTCTGCCTCCAGATCGCCGTGTACGGCGTGACTTTCTACCTGCCCCAGCAGGTGTCCCAGCTGACCGGCCAGAAGGTGGGCCTCGCCGTCGGACTCATGGCTGCCATCCCGTGGTTCTTCGGCATCTTCGCCTGCTACTTCATCGGCAAGGCCGCCAACACCGTGATCCGCCGCCGCGTCTGGGGAACCGGCCTGTTCATCTCCACCGGCCTGTGCATCTTCGGCTCCGCCTGGGCCGGTGCCAACCACCTGCCCGCGCTGGGCATCGTGTTCATCACCCTCGCGGTGTGCAGCTTCCTCTCCATCGGCCCCATCGCCTGGTCGTATCCGACGGCGTTCCTCACCGGAACGGCCGCCGCGGCCGGCATTGGGCTCATCAACTCGCTGGGCAACCTGGGCGGCTTCGTGGCCCCGATCCTGCGGACCACCGTCAACCAGGTCACCGCCTCGGACACCGGCACCATGGGCGTCTACGCACTCGGTGTGCTGCCGTTCCTCGCCGCGGTCATGATGATCGGCACGCGGAAGTTCAAGAACAAGGCCGACGACCTGCTCGAAACCAGCGCCACCGGGAAGGCAGGCACTGCCCAAGAAGAAGTAGTGCTGGAAAAGTAG
- a CDS encoding triose-phosphate isomerase family protein, which produces MYLGYGDTLRWLEELRQQVDARPALAAGRVVPFVIPSFPMLPAAGDIVAGSPLVLGAQNCGWADGPWTGELSPSLLAELGVGLVEIGHAERRRHFGEDDAMIALKVRAADGAGVTPLLCVGEGSRGTETTSSAGAADADSTAGAEGAARFVYGQIEGAVGGDWGLAARLVIAYEPVWAIGAAEPASAGYVSAVVRILRELLGAHGLQELPVIYGGSAKPGLLPSLEGVSGLFLGRFAHDAANFGKVLDEALSLSGAERS; this is translated from the coding sequence ATGTACCTGGGCTACGGGGACACCCTGCGCTGGCTGGAGGAACTGCGGCAGCAGGTGGACGCCCGCCCGGCCCTTGCGGCCGGGCGGGTGGTTCCGTTCGTGATTCCCTCCTTCCCCATGCTTCCGGCCGCCGGGGACATCGTTGCCGGGTCGCCGCTGGTCCTGGGTGCCCAGAACTGCGGCTGGGCGGACGGCCCGTGGACGGGTGAGCTCTCTCCGTCGCTGCTTGCCGAGCTGGGCGTGGGACTCGTGGAGATCGGCCATGCCGAACGGCGGCGGCACTTCGGCGAGGACGACGCCATGATCGCGCTCAAGGTCAGGGCGGCCGACGGCGCCGGCGTCACCCCGCTGCTGTGCGTGGGGGAGGGGTCGCGCGGCACGGAGACCACCTCCAGTGCCGGAGCAGCCGACGCCGACAGTACTGCGGGCGCGGAAGGCGCCGCCCGGTTCGTGTACGGACAGATCGAGGGCGCGGTCGGCGGCGACTGGGGGCTCGCCGCCCGGCTCGTCATCGCCTATGAACCCGTCTGGGCCATCGGAGCAGCCGAGCCCGCCAGCGCGGGGTACGTGTCCGCCGTCGTGCGTATTCTGCGGGAGCTGCTCGGGGCCCACGGCCTGCAGGAGTTGCCGGTCATCTACGGCGGCTCGGCGAAACCTGGCCTGCTGCCCTCGCTGGAGGGGGTGTCGGGGCTGTTCCTTGGCCGGTTCGCGCACGACGCCGCGAACTTCGGAAAAGTGCTGGACGAAGCACTGTCGCTGTCGGGCGCGGAGCGCTCCTGA